Proteins encoded in a region of the Elusimicrobiota bacterium genome:
- the glnA gene encoding Glutamine synthetase translates to MAALHEILKSSTSNGKHWKASMTKTNNHDDVTDVFGSNVFNERVMKERLPKDTYKALKQTIDSGAPLTLEVANVVANAMKDWAIEKGATHYTHWFQPLTGKTAEKHDSFISPTPDGGVVMEFSGKQLIQGEPDASSFPSGGLRATFEARGYTAWDCTSPAFLKEDAAGNVTLTIPTAFCSYTGEALDKKTPLLRSMEAVSKQALRVLRALGNTTSKRVTSTVGPEQEYFLIDKKYYDQRLDLISAGRTLFGAAAPKGQELEDQYFGAIKDRISAFMKDLDTELWKMGVLSKTKHNEVAPAQYEMAPIFSTTNIATDHNQLVMETMQKVALRHDLVCLLHEKPFAGVNGSGKHNNWSLATDDGFNLLEPGKTPHDNEQFLVFLAAVLTAVDTHADKLRAGAANTGNDLRLGANEAPPAIISVFMGEELTDILMSIGKGKEAKSKGQHYLNIGVDSLPSLPKDNTDRNRTSPFAFTGNKFEFRMVPSSASIAGPNTILNTIVAEALDEVATRLEKAKDVNKEAAAIVKEAVVKHGRVIFNGNGYTDAWVAEAKKRGLPNITSTVEAISYMANKDAVRLFEKYKVLTGGELHSRYEVYLEIYAKNINIEAQSSIAMVKNQFIPAVVSYTTDLAESVGKLKAIGSSYKVQKGLLDQITELLESASKKLGTLESLTKKAQAEKEAKDKAEAYRDEVVPSMNNLRADIDALENLVPSHLWPVPSYAEMLFKL, encoded by the coding sequence ATGGCGGCGCTACATGAAATACTTAAATCGAGTACCAGCAATGGAAAACACTGGAAGGCTTCTATGACAAAAACCAACAACCATGACGATGTCACCGATGTATTTGGCTCCAATGTATTTAATGAAAGGGTCATGAAGGAGAGGCTCCCAAAAGACACCTATAAAGCGCTCAAGCAGACCATCGACTCGGGTGCGCCACTCACGCTCGAGGTGGCCAATGTGGTCGCCAATGCCATGAAAGATTGGGCCATTGAAAAAGGCGCCACCCACTACACACACTGGTTCCAACCTTTGACCGGAAAAACCGCCGAAAAACACGATTCCTTTATTTCCCCCACTCCAGATGGTGGTGTGGTGATGGAATTTTCCGGCAAACAATTGATTCAAGGCGAGCCCGATGCTTCTTCTTTCCCATCGGGCGGTCTTCGCGCCACTTTTGAAGCTCGCGGTTACACCGCTTGGGATTGCACTTCTCCCGCTTTCCTTAAAGAAGACGCGGCCGGCAATGTAACTCTTACGATCCCCACCGCTTTCTGTTCTTACACTGGCGAAGCATTGGACAAAAAAACTCCGCTTCTCAGGTCCATGGAAGCCGTTTCCAAACAAGCCCTTCGTGTTCTTCGGGCGCTTGGGAACACCACATCCAAACGAGTTACCTCAACCGTGGGTCCGGAACAAGAATATTTCTTGATTGATAAAAAATACTACGACCAACGCCTTGACCTCATTTCAGCCGGCCGCACCTTGTTTGGTGCCGCTGCCCCAAAAGGTCAGGAATTGGAAGACCAATATTTCGGTGCCATAAAAGACCGAATTTCGGCTTTCATGAAAGATCTGGACACTGAACTCTGGAAAATGGGAGTTCTCTCCAAAACAAAACATAATGAAGTGGCGCCAGCCCAGTATGAAATGGCCCCCATCTTTTCGACCACCAACATTGCCACCGATCACAACCAACTTGTCATGGAAACAATGCAGAAAGTGGCTCTCCGCCATGATTTGGTCTGCTTGCTTCATGAGAAGCCGTTCGCGGGCGTCAACGGATCAGGCAAACACAACAACTGGTCTTTGGCCACGGATGATGGATTCAATCTTCTCGAACCAGGCAAAACACCACACGACAATGAACAATTCTTGGTGTTCTTGGCTGCTGTTTTAACTGCAGTTGATACTCACGCCGATAAACTTCGAGCGGGGGCCGCCAATACGGGCAACGATCTCAGATTGGGTGCCAACGAAGCTCCACCAGCGATCATTTCCGTTTTCATGGGAGAAGAATTAACCGACATTCTCATGAGCATCGGGAAAGGCAAAGAGGCCAAATCGAAAGGGCAACATTACCTGAACATTGGCGTGGATTCTCTTCCCTCACTTCCCAAAGATAACACGGACCGAAATCGAACTTCTCCATTCGCTTTCACGGGAAATAAATTCGAGTTCCGCATGGTGCCTTCTTCTGCTTCCATCGCAGGCCCAAACACGATCCTTAACACCATTGTGGCCGAGGCGCTTGACGAGGTAGCGACCCGACTTGAAAAGGCCAAAGACGTAAATAAAGAGGCCGCGGCTATCGTTAAAGAAGCCGTTGTAAAACATGGCCGGGTGATCTTTAACGGCAATGGGTACACTGATGCTTGGGTGGCTGAAGCCAAGAAACGCGGACTTCCCAATATCACATCCACCGTCGAAGCCATCAGCTATATGGCCAATAAAGACGCGGTCCGTCTCTTTGAAAAATACAAAGTGCTCACTGGAGGCGAGTTACACTCTCGCTATGAGGTCTACTTGGAAATTTACGCCAAGAACATCAACATCGAAGCACAATCTTCCATCGCCATGGTAAAAAACCAATTCATTCCAGCTGTCGTATCCTACACGACGGATTTGGCAGAAAGCGTTGGGAAACTAAAGGCCATTGGATCATCCTACAAGGTTCAAAAAGGCTTACTGGATCAGATCACGGAACTATTGGAATCCGCATCCAAAAAGTTGGGCACTCTTGAATCATTGACGAAAAAGGCGCAGGCTGAAAAAGAGGCCAAAGACAAAGCGGAAGCCTATCGCGATGAAGTGGTCCCATCCATGAACAACTTGCGGGCTGACATCGATGCGCTTGAGAATCTGGTTCCATCACATCTATGGCCAGTGCCGTCTTACGCAGAGATGCTTTTTAAACTGTAA
- the btuB_2 gene encoding Vitamin B12 transporter BtuB, translating to MFEIDMFYLRHQFLGVRASGNIAWENRESRSIGGCPATVIEKNLVSTTVHARNEVMDGKVGLKTHKPGDLPKKRAIVCSRTMDDGDPKASFDLFDISLRLLVEPGVFLCLSLPEIKIRRKIMNRSFRAVTLVVFLLAAPFLHASEDDQNDPAFISLTREGTPVSKLPTNISVVTAQQIHDTGAKTLTDVLDMLPGVDVSRSGELGTLSTVRLRGVPTSNQVQILVDDQPLGGVSIQEINIGLIPVDNIERIEVVRGSSPILYGANTIGGVIHIITKKKSDATEAQLGFEARSFSTKINTAQLGGQAGSLNYFVTGSHYETEGYMDNSDANDTSVTSSFEYDLGNGSNVGLSADFIDHELGSPNGTAVPFDQWDGVKERVPNSLTQRVENGISRIRLKGATPVGAFGHLQSTFYESNESYKLRLTPSSDPLATFDNEIIGNDTRLVFTNGLVFGGSYERDARESLGQLPRDVTNWGLYGQHELNLDKFTVFPALRFDQHGTFGNEWNPRLSLVYRAFESWKVSANAARSFRAPTLVDLYIVATDPFFPAFDFYGNPNLKPETAWTYDLGTEVDVTRNVQVSMTGYHTQIEDRITAVDTDGNGNNDTYNNLSRAELTGIEMALSAQTGILSHSIGGIVQQAKGTTPTSTQFVHLRLTPRYLAHYQLAMSLPMGMRFINSLHYVDHQYQNDNKDGIKLPSYLLWNVRLEEKIKGVTLFAAINNISDKIYSESFTFGNPVPQATRNYAGGVSLTFR from the coding sequence ATGTTTGAGATAGATATGTTTTACTTGCGGCATCAGTTCTTAGGTGTCCGTGCGAGTGGTAACATCGCATGGGAGAATAGGGAATCCCGTTCAATCGGGGGCTGTCCCGCAACTGTGATTGAGAAAAACCTCGTTAGCACCACTGTTCATGCCAGAAATGAAGTAATGGATGGGAAGGTGGGGTTGAAGACTCATAAGCCAGGAGACCTGCCTAAGAAGAGGGCGATCGTTTGTTCGAGGACAATGGACGATGGGGACCCAAAGGCAAGTTTCGACTTGTTTGATATCTCCCTCAGGCTCTTGGTGGAGCCTGGGGTTTTTTTATGCCTCTCCCTCCCTGAAATAAAAATCAGGAGAAAAATTATGAACCGTTCGTTTCGCGCCGTTACGCTTGTTGTGTTTTTACTAGCCGCTCCCTTCCTACATGCCTCAGAAGATGATCAAAATGACCCTGCCTTCATATCTTTGACCCGCGAAGGCACACCCGTATCCAAGTTGCCAACCAATATATCGGTGGTGACCGCCCAACAGATTCACGATACGGGGGCCAAGACGCTTACTGACGTACTCGATATGTTGCCGGGAGTCGATGTCAGTCGTTCCGGTGAGTTGGGAACCTTGTCCACTGTTCGTTTGCGCGGGGTCCCCACATCAAATCAGGTTCAAATCCTGGTGGACGATCAACCTTTGGGTGGTGTTTCCATTCAAGAAATCAACATCGGTTTAATCCCCGTCGACAACATTGAGCGAATTGAGGTGGTGAGAGGCAGTTCACCCATCCTTTATGGGGCCAATACGATAGGCGGCGTCATCCATATTATTACCAAGAAGAAATCGGATGCCACTGAGGCTCAACTGGGTTTTGAGGCCCGGTCTTTCTCGACCAAAATTAACACGGCTCAATTGGGAGGTCAGGCCGGAAGCCTCAATTATTTTGTGACCGGAAGCCACTATGAAACTGAAGGTTACATGGACAACTCTGACGCGAACGATACAAGTGTCACCAGTTCCTTTGAATATGACTTGGGAAACGGATCCAATGTGGGATTGTCCGCGGATTTCATCGATCATGAATTGGGAAGCCCAAATGGTACGGCTGTTCCTTTTGATCAATGGGATGGAGTAAAAGAACGGGTTCCGAATAGTTTGACGCAGCGAGTTGAAAACGGAATCAGCAGGATTCGTCTCAAGGGGGCCACACCGGTTGGGGCCTTCGGTCATTTGCAATCAACGTTTTATGAATCCAATGAATCCTATAAGCTGAGATTAACACCATCGTCGGATCCCTTGGCGACGTTTGATAATGAAATTATCGGTAACGATACCCGCTTGGTTTTCACCAATGGATTGGTTTTTGGTGGTTCTTATGAGCGCGACGCGCGAGAATCTTTGGGGCAACTCCCGCGTGATGTCACAAATTGGGGGCTTTACGGTCAACATGAACTGAACCTCGATAAGTTCACGGTGTTTCCAGCTCTTCGGTTTGATCAACATGGGACATTCGGAAATGAGTGGAACCCGCGTTTGAGTTTGGTCTATCGTGCTTTTGAATCCTGGAAAGTTTCCGCCAATGCAGCGCGGTCTTTTCGAGCGCCTACACTGGTGGACCTCTATATCGTCGCCACGGACCCGTTTTTCCCGGCGTTCGATTTCTACGGGAATCCCAACTTGAAACCAGAAACCGCATGGACCTATGATTTGGGAACAGAAGTGGATGTGACAAGAAATGTTCAAGTCTCCATGACCGGATATCACACTCAAATTGAAGATCGCATCACCGCAGTTGATACGGACGGCAATGGAAACAATGACACCTATAATAATCTTTCTCGCGCGGAATTGACGGGGATCGAGATGGCGCTTTCAGCCCAGACTGGAATTTTATCTCACAGCATCGGGGGAATTGTCCAGCAGGCGAAAGGAACAACCCCCACTTCCACCCAGTTTGTTCATTTGCGCTTAACTCCTCGGTACTTGGCCCATTATCAGTTGGCGATGTCGCTTCCCATGGGAATGCGTTTCATTAATTCCTTGCATTACGTTGATCATCAATATCAGAATGACAACAAAGATGGAATAAAGTTGCCCTCATATTTGTTATGGAATGTTCGATTGGAAGAGAAAATAAAAGGAGTTACCTTGTTTGCAGCGATTAATAATATTTCGGACAAGATTTATTCCGAATCATTCACGTTTGGAAATCCTGTTCCCCAAGCCACCCGTAATTATGCAGGGGGCGTGAGCTTAACGTTTAGGTAA
- the cobO gene encoding Cob(I)yrinic acid a,c-diamide adenosyltransferase codes for MKDVAPREFNGPTERIKKGLLIVYTGDGKGKSTAAYGTVFRSLGRGFKVAVVQFIKGPWISGEIKSLEKFGSQVEYHSVGEGFTWDTKDLKKDVASAKVGWKKCLKLLKDAKHDVYLFDEIIYVLKYKFLTLEEVLSGLNEFKPSLAHVILTGRDAPVELIEWADLVTEMKVVKHPFQKGILAQPGIDY; via the coding sequence ATGAAAGACGTCGCCCCTCGAGAATTTAACGGTCCCACTGAACGCATCAAAAAAGGATTGTTGATTGTTTACACTGGAGACGGCAAAGGAAAATCCACAGCCGCCTATGGAACCGTGTTCAGGTCTTTGGGACGCGGTTTCAAGGTGGCGGTGGTGCAGTTCATCAAAGGGCCGTGGATCTCGGGGGAAATTAAATCATTGGAGAAATTCGGCTCCCAGGTCGAGTATCACTCCGTAGGGGAGGGGTTTACCTGGGACACAAAAGATTTGAAAAAAGATGTGGCTTCCGCAAAAGTGGGTTGGAAAAAATGTCTCAAGTTACTCAAGGACGCGAAGCATGACGTGTATTTGTTTGATGAAATCATATATGTGCTCAAATATAAATTTTTAACACTGGAAGAAGTTCTCTCTGGACTAAATGAATTCAAACCCTCGCTGGCCCATGTGATCCTGACAGGGCGCGATGCACCCGTCGAATTAATTGAATGGGCAGACTTGGTCACCGAGATGAAGGTCGTTAAGCATCCTTTTCAAAAAGGTATCCTTGCGCAACCCGGCATTGATTACTAA
- the rimP gene encoding Ribosome maturation factor RimP has product MSDLLTKIETVVTPVLEKEQVELVDLTYQKSHGGWTLSFYLDKPGGITLDDCESWSRRLEPLIEGAGLIERSYVLEVASPGIDRAIRKLKDFEKFGGEKVHVKLFSPLEGQKNFHGILLGADEQVVRLEMDGAKRVELPRNMIAKCRLNPTINF; this is encoded by the coding sequence GTGAGTGACCTTTTAACCAAAATTGAGACCGTTGTTACGCCTGTTTTGGAAAAAGAACAGGTCGAATTGGTTGATTTAACGTATCAAAAATCGCATGGCGGATGGACGTTATCGTTTTATTTGGACAAACCGGGCGGTATCACGCTGGATGATTGTGAGAGTTGGAGTCGCCGTCTTGAGCCCCTCATTGAAGGGGCCGGTTTGATTGAGCGGTCCTATGTGTTAGAGGTGGCTTCTCCAGGGATTGATCGAGCGATAAGAAAATTAAAAGATTTTGAGAAGTTCGGTGGGGAAAAAGTTCATGTCAAATTGTTTTCGCCGCTGGAGGGTCAAAAGAACTTTCATGGAATTTTATTGGGGGCCGACGAACAGGTGGTTCGTTTGGAGATGGACGGTGCCAAACGGGTGGAGTTGCCACGGAACATGATTGCTAAGTGTCGGCTCAACCCGACCATAAATTTTTAA
- the lepA_2 gene encoding Elongation factor 4, giving the protein MTTKKETTHKKKKTSSEPAVAKAKKTATTKSRKKTVKEDEPQRVVSLKPFITPPPAVVVPPPAPKMEPIVVSPQVLSKPVPPPPPPPLSPSTPSSQAPSPVKKVVEKIAPSKPAISKAPTPKTNYSKPTSPHQALSGKSSPSPSFLKPSSPAPSFSKKSSASGPSVAVKSSSVAPEKPAESSVSVEASPVLKKIQFNEMMSVKDMAAAMNVGVAEVIKKLLTLGTPASINQRLNSDTAALLAEAFGYQFEVKSLYRDEESSEPDPEGSLKPRPPVVTVMGHVDHGKTSLLDAIRSTSVVKGESGGITQHIGAYQVKVEKGVITFLDTPGHEAFTAMRARGAMATDIVILVVAADDSVMPQTIEAIDHAKAAGVPIVVAINKIDLPTANVQKVKQELAGHELVAEDWGGKTVMVEVSAKTKVNIDKLLEMILLEAELLELKANPDRTAKGIVLEAHMDPKRGITANVLIQSGTLKMGDIVVCGLTHGRVRAMLGDNWETIDVAGPSRPVRLLGLSQVPQVGDQLSVVDSDREAREIAEHRKQFFSDAAAKKTSHISLEGLHAKIAEGKIQDLPIILKTDVQGSLQAIQDSLGKLTGYPIQLRYVHSGIGNINESDVLLAEASDAIVFGFHVKVEGSAETEAKRAGVDIRTYQIIYEMLADVKAAMEGLLKPVELEVVKGRAVVKGTFPSAKYGMIAGCMVTEGKVTRNAKARVIRGGELVGEGGISSLRRFKDDVKEVEKGYECGLSVDNVRSFSQGDLIEVFVIEKHARRLDA; this is encoded by the coding sequence ATGACCACGAAAAAAGAAACAACACATAAAAAGAAAAAAACGTCATCTGAGCCAGCAGTTGCCAAAGCAAAGAAAACGGCCACGACAAAATCTCGGAAAAAAACTGTTAAGGAAGATGAACCACAGCGCGTTGTTAGTTTAAAACCCTTTATTACACCTCCTCCGGCTGTTGTGGTGCCACCCCCGGCTCCGAAAATGGAGCCTATCGTGGTTTCTCCGCAGGTGCTTTCAAAACCTGTGCCTCCGCCGCCACCGCCGCCTCTCTCTCCATCAACTCCATCTTCACAGGCTCCATCTCCTGTTAAAAAAGTTGTGGAAAAGATTGCACCGTCCAAACCAGCGATTTCCAAAGCTCCGACTCCTAAAACGAACTATTCCAAACCGACCAGTCCACATCAGGCGCTTTCTGGGAAAAGTTCTCCCTCCCCATCATTTTTAAAACCCTCCAGTCCCGCTCCGTCTTTCTCAAAGAAATCCAGTGCCAGTGGACCCTCCGTGGCGGTCAAAAGTTCTTCAGTTGCGCCGGAAAAGCCCGCCGAATCTTCGGTTTCTGTTGAAGCCAGTCCTGTTTTAAAGAAAATTCAATTTAATGAGATGATGTCGGTAAAAGATATGGCCGCTGCCATGAATGTGGGCGTCGCGGAGGTCATAAAAAAACTTTTGACGTTGGGAACTCCCGCCTCTATCAATCAGCGTTTAAATTCTGATACCGCGGCTTTATTGGCGGAGGCTTTTGGATATCAATTCGAAGTTAAATCTCTTTATCGGGATGAAGAATCAAGTGAACCCGATCCTGAAGGCTCCTTAAAACCCCGTCCTCCTGTGGTAACGGTGATGGGACATGTGGATCATGGAAAAACATCTTTGTTGGATGCCATTCGCTCAACCTCAGTCGTGAAGGGAGAGTCGGGGGGAATTACACAACACATCGGGGCTTACCAGGTCAAAGTCGAAAAAGGAGTCATTACTTTCTTGGATACGCCAGGCCATGAAGCGTTCACCGCTATGCGCGCGCGTGGAGCCATGGCGACGGATATCGTAATTCTTGTTGTTGCTGCCGACGACAGCGTCATGCCCCAAACCATCGAAGCTATTGATCATGCCAAAGCCGCCGGTGTTCCCATTGTCGTGGCCATCAATAAAATAGATTTGCCCACCGCGAATGTTCAAAAAGTTAAACAAGAATTGGCCGGTCACGAATTGGTGGCGGAGGACTGGGGCGGTAAAACGGTGATGGTGGAAGTGTCCGCCAAAACCAAAGTGAACATCGATAAATTATTGGAAATGATTTTGCTCGAGGCCGAGTTGCTTGAACTGAAAGCCAATCCCGATCGAACAGCGAAAGGCATCGTGTTGGAAGCGCATATGGATCCCAAACGAGGTATCACAGCCAATGTCCTCATTCAATCGGGAACGTTGAAAATGGGCGACATTGTTGTGTGCGGTTTAACCCATGGACGCGTTCGAGCCATGCTGGGAGATAATTGGGAAACCATTGATGTGGCGGGCCCCTCACGGCCGGTCCGGTTGTTGGGTCTCTCTCAAGTCCCCCAGGTGGGAGATCAGCTTTCCGTCGTTGACAGCGATCGCGAGGCCCGTGAAATTGCTGAACACAGAAAACAGTTTTTTTCGGATGCCGCCGCCAAAAAAACTTCTCACATTTCTTTGGAAGGGTTGCATGCGAAGATTGCAGAGGGAAAAATTCAAGATTTGCCCATTATCCTTAAAACCGACGTGCAAGGGTCTCTTCAAGCCATACAAGATTCTCTGGGGAAATTGACGGGTTACCCCATTCAACTCAGGTACGTTCACAGCGGAATTGGCAATATCAATGAATCCGACGTTCTTTTGGCAGAGGCCTCGGATGCCATTGTGTTTGGTTTTCATGTGAAAGTTGAAGGGTCGGCTGAGACGGAAGCCAAACGCGCCGGCGTCGACATTCGCACGTACCAAATTATTTATGAAATGTTGGCCGATGTGAAAGCCGCGATGGAAGGACTCTTAAAGCCCGTGGAACTCGAAGTGGTTAAAGGACGAGCTGTTGTTAAAGGAACATTCCCTTCCGCCAAATACGGCATGATCGCCGGATGCATGGTCACTGAAGGTAAAGTGACCAGAAATGCCAAAGCGCGCGTTATTCGTGGGGGGGAATTGGTCGGAGAAGGCGGAATCTCCAGCCTGCGTCGTTTCAAAGATGACGTGAAGGAAGTTGAAAAAGGGTACGAATGCGGTTTGTCGGTCGATAATGTCCGCTCATTTTCACAAGGCGACCTGATTGAAGTGTTCGTCATAGAAAAACATGCCCGCCGTTTGGACGCGTGA
- the rbfA gene encoding Ribosome-binding factor A, whose protein sequence is MHPRRLARLNELIHQKVSESTLNLKDPGIGFITITGSEISPDVATAKIFYSVLGTPAEREATAEALERAKPHIRRSLGELENLRRIPQLIFVYDESIERSAKVSELLNKIHNEPHD, encoded by the coding sequence ATGCATCCTCGTCGATTGGCCCGTCTGAACGAACTCATCCATCAAAAAGTTTCTGAATCCACGCTCAATTTAAAAGACCCAGGAATTGGTTTTATCACGATCACGGGGTCGGAAATATCTCCTGATGTGGCGACAGCCAAAATTTTTTATTCGGTTTTGGGAACCCCCGCTGAACGCGAGGCGACCGCTGAAGCCTTGGAGCGCGCCAAACCGCATATTCGGCGTTCCTTGGGGGAATTGGAAAATCTGCGCCGCATTCCGCAATTGATTTTTGTTTATGATGAAAGTATTGAACGCTCTGCAAAAGTGAGCGAGTTGCTTAATAAAATTCACAATGAGCCTCATGACTGA
- the nrnA gene encoding Bifunctional oligoribonuclease and PAP phosphatase NrnA, producing MSLMTDLRVLDQILDLLKEGQTFCLSGHQNPDGDVIGSELAMASLLKRLGGKKRVDICNNGPVPRSVAFLPGAHQIQNVEKVDGKYDVQIVFECSGADRMGGIIDFATQVGKVINIDHHLHNPNFGDVNFVEPTTSSTAELIFKIIDRSGLPLQVDEAICLYTGLVTDTGWFRYGNTNPQSHAIASKLLATGFKVEDLSERIYLSKSKTALPLMAWVLSHMTLHYDDRVAIMKLPEAVFKEMGAVPDDVEEIVNLGLQRESVVASVLLKERSNPPAVKVSFRSKGQTDINQVARLYGGGGHRNASGCTINQDLVAAEQSVIKEMKRVL from the coding sequence ATGAGCCTCATGACTGATCTCCGCGTTCTCGATCAAATTCTTGACTTGCTGAAAGAAGGCCAAACCTTTTGTCTCTCCGGGCATCAGAATCCAGACGGGGATGTCATCGGATCCGAACTGGCCATGGCCAGCCTCCTCAAACGATTGGGTGGAAAAAAACGGGTGGATATTTGCAATAACGGCCCGGTTCCTCGATCAGTAGCGTTTTTGCCAGGGGCCCATCAAATCCAAAACGTTGAGAAAGTCGATGGGAAGTATGATGTTCAAATCGTTTTTGAGTGTTCGGGCGCGGACCGGATGGGAGGCATCATCGATTTCGCGACCCAAGTGGGGAAAGTAATCAATATTGACCATCATCTCCACAATCCAAATTTTGGAGATGTTAATTTTGTTGAGCCCACCACCTCGTCAACCGCAGAACTTATTTTCAAAATCATTGATCGCTCAGGTTTGCCGTTACAAGTTGACGAAGCCATTTGTCTCTATACAGGCCTTGTAACCGATACGGGGTGGTTCCGGTATGGCAACACGAACCCTCAGAGCCATGCAATTGCGAGCAAATTGTTGGCCACTGGATTTAAGGTGGAAGATCTTTCGGAACGCATTTATCTCAGTAAATCCAAAACAGCGCTTCCGCTCATGGCTTGGGTTCTTTCTCATATGACACTTCATTATGACGACCGCGTGGCGATTATGAAATTACCCGAAGCAGTTTTTAAGGAAATGGGCGCAGTTCCTGATGATGTGGAAGAAATCGTCAATTTGGGCCTTCAGCGCGAATCCGTGGTCGCGTCGGTGTTGCTCAAGGAACGAAGCAATCCACCGGCCGTCAAAGTCAGTTTTCGTTCGAAGGGTCAAACCGATATCAACCAGGTGGCGCGTTTGTATGGCGGAGGGGGACACCGAAACGCCTCCGGATGCACCATTAATCAAGATTTGGTCGCGGCTGAACAATCTGTCATCAAAGAAATGAAACGTGTTCTATAA
- the truB gene encoding tRNA pseudouridine synthase B, protein MLEGLLLVNKPSGPSSYDLIRWIKRKIKDVNPKPKIGHCGTLDPLASGLMLILLGKATKKQGQLMGFDKTYLCELILGCKTDSGDITGTTVATGPKTIDSSLLSLLGAKFIGSQSQIPPMYSAIKINGTSLYKLARKGQTIERQPRPITVHSLEILGHSDDVLTFRVSCSSGTYVRVLVEEMGEALGTVATMKSLVREKVGPYGLHQSMEGDKLKELTSAELARHLLSLN, encoded by the coding sequence ATGTTGGAGGGCCTTTTACTTGTCAATAAACCGTCCGGGCCTTCTTCCTATGATCTGATCCGATGGATAAAGCGAAAAATAAAAGACGTCAATCCCAAACCCAAAATTGGTCATTGCGGAACTCTCGATCCGCTGGCGTCGGGTCTCATGCTGATTCTGCTGGGGAAGGCCACCAAAAAACAGGGCCAACTTATGGGGTTCGACAAAACCTATTTGTGCGAATTGATCCTCGGATGCAAAACCGATTCCGGCGATATTACGGGGACAACAGTCGCAACCGGCCCGAAAACAATTGATTCGAGTTTGTTGTCTTTATTGGGCGCTAAATTCATAGGATCTCAATCTCAAATTCCTCCCATGTATTCCGCGATTAAAATAAACGGGACCTCGCTTTATAAGTTGGCCAGAAAAGGCCAAACCATCGAACGACAACCGCGTCCCATCACGGTTCATTCTTTGGAGATTTTGGGGCATTCCGACGATGTTTTAACTTTCCGAGTTTCCTGTTCATCCGGAACCTATGTCCGCGTGTTGGTTGAAGAGATGGGGGAAGCCCTGGGAACGGTGGCCACCATGAAATCTTTGGTCCGAGAAAAAGTGGGCCCGTACGGTCTTCATCAATCCATGGAGGGGGATAAACTGAAGGAATTAACTTCAGCAGAATTGGCCCGCCACCTGTTGAGTTTGAATTAA
- the ribF gene encoding Riboflavin biosynthesis protein RibF, with protein sequence MRRGRLITIGSFDGVHLGHQALIARTVLEAKKRALKSMALTFSVPPKMVLNPAAFPRLLSDAVEKETLLKLHGIDEVKVLNFSRKIAGLKPFAFFRDILIRSLNAKGVVIGADFRFGKERSAGALELVRWGGEFEIPVWVIPPVKIHRQIVSSSLIRRYLEGNYYRQALNYLGHPYLVQGRVVQGRHLGRKLGFPTANLQVAKGKILPRGVFAVRGTIKNCRTPSFEGVCNIGSRPTVSHTSKMVLEVHIFGETPSLVGKTIQVELVHRLRGEKKFKSLDQLKRAIASDVYQAKALLS encoded by the coding sequence ATGAGGCGAGGACGATTGATCACCATTGGGTCTTTTGATGGCGTGCACCTTGGACACCAGGCTCTGATAGCAAGAACCGTTTTGGAGGCCAAAAAAAGAGCGCTCAAATCCATGGCTCTCACCTTTTCTGTTCCCCCGAAAATGGTTCTCAATCCGGCCGCTTTTCCCCGCCTCTTGAGTGATGCGGTTGAAAAAGAAACCCTTCTTAAACTTCATGGAATCGATGAAGTGAAGGTGTTGAACTTTTCAAGAAAAATCGCCGGCCTCAAACCCTTTGCATTTTTTAGAGACATTTTGATTCGCAGCTTAAATGCCAAGGGGGTTGTTATCGGAGCGGATTTCAGGTTTGGGAAGGAACGATCCGCCGGAGCCTTGGAGTTGGTGCGTTGGGGCGGAGAATTTGAAATTCCGGTATGGGTCATTCCCCCCGTGAAAATCCATCGGCAAATAGTGTCTTCTTCTTTAATTCGGCGTTATCTTGAAGGGAATTATTACAGGCAGGCGTTGAATTATTTGGGACATCCGTATTTGGTTCAGGGCCGGGTGGTGCAGGGGCGCCATTTGGGCCGGAAATTGGGTTTCCCGACCGCCAATTTGCAGGTGGCCAAGGGAAAGATTTTGCCGAGGGGTGTGTTCGCCGTTCGGGGCACCATCAAAAACTGTAGGACTCCCTCTTTTGAAGGGGTGTGCAACATCGGTTCACGCCCCACCGTGAGTCACACGTCTAAAATGGTTTTGGAAGTGCACATCTTTGGGGAGACCCCAAGCTTGGTTGGGAAAACAATTCAGGTTGAATTGGTTCACCGGCTCCGAGGGGAGAAAAAATTTAAAAGCCTCGACCAACTCAAGCGGGCCATCGCCTCCGACGTGTATCAGGCCAAAGCCCTTTTGAGTTAA